Proteins from one Monodelphis domestica isolate mMonDom1 chromosome 6, mMonDom1.pri, whole genome shotgun sequence genomic window:
- the HNRNPDL gene encoding heterogeneous nuclear ribonucleoprotein D-like isoform X2, which produces MEVPPRLSQVPPPLFPSPPSALAPRNLSHWRPRAPRQLAPLLPSLSSGSARQGARRAPRHVTAPQPSRLAGGASIKGGRRRRPDLFRRHFKSGSIHRAAAATPSPRHLPPADSPAAMEDVNEYSNMEEFAEGSKINASKNQQDDGKMFIGGLSWDTSKKDLTEYLSRFGEVVDCTIKTDPVTGRSRGFGFVLFKDAASVDKVLELKEHKLDGKLIDPKRAKALKGKEPPKKVFVGGLSPDTSEEQIKEYFGAFGEIENIELPMDTKTNERRGFCFITYTDEEPVKKLLENRYHQIGSGKCEIKVAQPKEVYRQQQQQQKGGRGAAAGGRGGTRGRGRGQQSTYGKASRGGGNHQNNYQPY; this is translated from the exons ATGGAGGTCCCGCCCCGGCTCTCGCAGGTGCCGCCGCCATTGTTTCCCTCGCCTCCCTCCGCTCTGGCCCCCCGCAACCTCTCCCATTGGCGGCCCCGGGCTCCCCGGCAGCTTGCCCCGCTGCTGCCGTCGCTGAGTTCCGGCTCCGCCCGGCAGGGGGCGCGCCGAGCGCCGCGCCACGTCACCGCCCCCCAGCCCTCCCGATTGGCGGGCGGGGCGTCTATAAAGGGAGGGCGCAGGCGGCGCCCGGATCTCTTCCGCCGCCATTTTAAATCCGGCTCCATACACCGCGCTGCCGCTGCGACTCCCTCTCCGCGCCACCTGCCCCCGGCCGACAGCCCCGCCGCTATGGAGGACGTGAATGAGTACAGCAATATGGAGGAGTTCGCCGAAGGATCCAAAATCAACGCCAGCAAGAATCAGCAGGACGACGG TAAAATGTTTATTGGAGGGCTAAGCTGGGATACGAGCAAGAAAGATCTCACTGAATACCTGTCTCGTTTTGGAGAGGTTGTAGACTGCACAATTAAAACAGATCCCGTCACGGGAAGATCGAGGGGATTCGGATTTGTGCTTTTCAAAGATGCTGCCAGTGTCGATAAG GTTCTGGAACTTAAAGAACACAAGTTAGATGGCAAGTTGATAGACCCCAAAAGGGCTAAAGCTTTAAAGGGAAAGGAGCCCCCCAAAAAAGTATTTGTCGGCGGACTGAGCCCAGATACGTCCGAAGAACAAATCAAGGAATATTTTGGAGCATTTGGAGAG ATTGAGAATATTGAACTTCCTATGgacacaaaaacaaatgaaagaagaggATTCTGTTTTATCACatatacagatgaagaaccagtaaagaaattattagaaaacAGATATCATCAGATTGGTTCTGGGAAG TGTGAAATCAAAGTTGCCCAGCCCAAAGAGGTATACaggcagcaacaacaacaacagaaaggagggaggggcgCTGCAGCTGGTGGACGAGGTGGGACTAGGGGTCGTGGCCGAG GTCAACAAAGCACATATGGCAAAGCATCCAGAGGGGGTGGTAATCACCAAAACAATTACCAACCATATTAA
- the HNRNPDL gene encoding heterogeneous nuclear ribonucleoprotein D-like isoform X1: MEVPPRLSQVPPPLFPSPPSALAPRNLSHWRPRAPRQLAPLLPSLSSGSARQGARRAPRHVTAPQPSRLAGGASIKGGRRRRPDLFRRHFKSGSIHRAAAATPSPRHLPPADSPAAMEDVNEYSNMEEFAEGSKINASKNQQDDGKMFIGGLSWDTSKKDLTEYLSRFGEVVDCTIKTDPVTGRSRGFGFVLFKDAASVDKVLELKEHKLDGKLIDPKRAKALKGKEPPKKVFVGGLSPDTSEEQIKEYFGAFGEIENIELPMDTKTNERRGFCFITYTDEEPVKKLLENRYHQIGSGKCEIKVAQPKEVYRQQQQQQKGGRGAAAGGRGGTRGRGRGQGQNWNQGFNNYYDQGYGNYNSAYGGDQNYSGYGGYDYTGYNYGNYGYGQGYADYSGQQSTYGKASRGGGNHQNNYQPY, from the exons ATGGAGGTCCCGCCCCGGCTCTCGCAGGTGCCGCCGCCATTGTTTCCCTCGCCTCCCTCCGCTCTGGCCCCCCGCAACCTCTCCCATTGGCGGCCCCGGGCTCCCCGGCAGCTTGCCCCGCTGCTGCCGTCGCTGAGTTCCGGCTCCGCCCGGCAGGGGGCGCGCCGAGCGCCGCGCCACGTCACCGCCCCCCAGCCCTCCCGATTGGCGGGCGGGGCGTCTATAAAGGGAGGGCGCAGGCGGCGCCCGGATCTCTTCCGCCGCCATTTTAAATCCGGCTCCATACACCGCGCTGCCGCTGCGACTCCCTCTCCGCGCCACCTGCCCCCGGCCGACAGCCCCGCCGCTATGGAGGACGTGAATGAGTACAGCAATATGGAGGAGTTCGCCGAAGGATCCAAAATCAACGCCAGCAAGAATCAGCAGGACGACGG TAAAATGTTTATTGGAGGGCTAAGCTGGGATACGAGCAAGAAAGATCTCACTGAATACCTGTCTCGTTTTGGAGAGGTTGTAGACTGCACAATTAAAACAGATCCCGTCACGGGAAGATCGAGGGGATTCGGATTTGTGCTTTTCAAAGATGCTGCCAGTGTCGATAAG GTTCTGGAACTTAAAGAACACAAGTTAGATGGCAAGTTGATAGACCCCAAAAGGGCTAAAGCTTTAAAGGGAAAGGAGCCCCCCAAAAAAGTATTTGTCGGCGGACTGAGCCCAGATACGTCCGAAGAACAAATCAAGGAATATTTTGGAGCATTTGGAGAG ATTGAGAATATTGAACTTCCTATGgacacaaaaacaaatgaaagaagaggATTCTGTTTTATCACatatacagatgaagaaccagtaaagaaattattagaaaacAGATATCATCAGATTGGTTCTGGGAAG TGTGAAATCAAAGTTGCCCAGCCCAAAGAGGTATACaggcagcaacaacaacaacagaaaggagggaggggcgCTGCAGCTGGTGGACGAGGTGGGACTAGGGGTCGTGGCCGAG GTCAGGGCCAAAACTGGAACCAAGGATTTAATAACTATTATGATCAAGGATATGGAAATTACAATAGTGCCTATGGTGGTGATCAAAACTATAGTGGCTATGGCGGATATGATTATACTGGGTATAACTATGGGAACTATGGATATGGACAGGGATATGCAGACTACAGTG GTCAACAAAGCACATATGGCAAAGCATCCAGAGGGGGTGGTAATCACCAAAACAATTACCAACCATATTAA